TTCCTGATGCCCTCAAACGGATAGGTGGGCTGTGGCGGGGACGACGGGATTCGAACCCGCGATCTCGACCTTGACAGGGTCGCATCCTAGGCCGCTGGACGACGTCCCCACTATTGTGGACTTGGTGACCCCAGTGGGATTCGAACCCACGATCTACACCTTGAGAGGGTGTCGTCCTAGGCCGCTAGACGATGGGGCCACAGATTGTTAACGCAGCTGCACCACTTGCCCGCAACGCCGGGGATTATAGCATACCCGCGCTAATCGCGCAAGTCGTCGTAAGCCGGAAAGTGTTCACTGTTGGGGTACAGGGACGCAGGCACACGCGGACGAACGCAGACGGAGCGTACGCTGTCCGCGTTCGTCGTGCTCGTCCGCGTCCCAACCCCGTACGTCTGAACAGGTACGTAAGCCGCGCATACGGGGTGCCTGCCGCCTATCACGGCTGGGGCCGGCAGCGATCGATTGTCATCGCGCTGCAAGCTGGCCGGCGTATACTCAATCGTAGCGGGGGGCTGCCCAGGCCCGGCAGCGCATCGCACACATACGAACCATGCTGCCGCAGGCACAATCGCCAGCTGCGTAAGCCCGGCACAGCAACGCTATTGGCGTATGGCCACACTAGCTTTGCTGATGCGGCGGGCGGCCCGGTGGCTACCGGCCGCAGTGCGGCGCGGCGGGTGCTGCCGGCGCAACCTGTATGAATTGTTAGTTTCACAGTTGCCATTTTGTCATCTTGGCGCGGTTGTAGTGCCTCGTGAAAAATGTTATGATGTTCGGTATACTGGCAGATAAGAGCCATAGGCCATGGTATCGCGCGAGTTGGCGCCCAACCATGCACTACCCGCCGATCGTATGCAACCAGCGGCACCGCCGCTCGTTTGTATAGGTAGCCCCAGCGCAAGATGCTGCCTGTCCTGTTGTGCTTATTCTCGCTTATGTTTGGAGCACGCCGATGATCGCACAAGACGACACCTACCTTCCACCGGCGCCCCAAAGTGGCCGTTTAGCCGGCCCCAGCCACGCAGACGACGACCACGCCGGCCTGTGGCCACAAATTCTCGCGGTGTTCCGCGACATTGGCGGATCGTTCGATTCGTTCGCGAACGACGCGAACCCCGAGGTGCGCGCGCTCGGCCGCACCGCGCGCCTGCGCCGGCCACCGCAGAGCGACGACTACTTCCTGCTGGGCGACCTGTGCGCACGGCTGACGCTGCAGCAGGCCCAGCTGAGCGAGACCTACATCGCCAAGACGATCGCGGCTTACTCGCGCGCCGCCGAGATCGAGCCGGCCGAGCGGCGGCCCGCGCGCATCGCGCTGATGACCTATGCCCAGTGGGTCGTTGATGTTGCGCGCGCGCTGGGCAGCTACGAGGCGCTCAAGGCCGCCATGCTCGTGTGCCAGCGTGTCCAGCAGCTCGATCTGCTGGCCAAGAAGCAGGCCGATCGCGACCACCTGCACGAGACCGAGCAGCGCCTGCGCGAGATGGTGCAGCGCAACGGCGGGGCACCGGCCACCGGCGCCAACGGCCGCGAGCACAACACCGAGGGCCAGATGCTCTGCGACCAGGGCCAGATGCTGCTGCGGCACGCCCAACCGGCCGAGGCCTACGACCTGTTCGAGCGCGCAATCGCGATCGACGCGCATAATCACTCGGCCTGGCTATGGCGGGCCATGGCGCTGACTGATATGGGTCGCTTCAACGACGCGCTGGCAAGCTATGATCGAGCGCTGGCGATCGAACCCGACAACGCGCGCGTGTGGAACAGCAAGGGCGCGCTGCTCACCGAGCTGGGCCGCGCCGAAGCCGCGCTTGAGTGCCTCAATCGCGCACTCGAGCTGTCGACCTCCGATGTCAAGATCAAGTCGATCTTCTGGCTGAATAAGGGCAAGGCCCTGTTCATCCTCAAACACTACCGCGAAGCGCGCGAGGCGCTGGTGCGCTCATATCAGCTCGACCCGTCGCCCGAGAGCGCGGCCGGGATCGCCGCCTGCCGCGAGCAGATCGAGGTCGCGAATAGTGCCGCGCTCGGCCTGGCCTAGCGCGCATACATCCTCCACGCACGGTTCGGCGTACAAGACGAAGAGCCGACGACGGTTTCCCGCCGCCGATCGGTTCTTCGTTTTTGATCTGAGGCATAGTATGCCGCTTGCCATTCACTGGTTTCGGCGCGATCTGCGCCTGCGCGACAACCCGGCCCTGCACGCGGCACTCGAGTGCGGTGCGGGCCAGGTGCTGCCGCTGTTCATCCTCGACGACACGATCATGCGTGCGCGCACCAGCGGCGCCGCGCGGGTGGCATTTCTGCTCGACTCGCTGCGTGCGCTCGATGCGGCACTGCGCGCGCGCGGCAGCCGCCTGATCGTGCGCCGCGGCCGGCCGGCGGATGTGCTGGGCGCCTTGTCCGAGCAGAGCGGCGCGCGCACACTGTTCTTCAACCACGACTACAGCCCGGCTGCGCGTACACGCGACGCTGCCGTGCGCACGGCGCTGGAGGCGCGCGGCCTGGCGGTGCATAGCTTCAACGAGGTGATGCTGGCCGAGCCGCATGTACTGCAGACCAAAGCCGGCACGCCCTACAAAGTCTTTGGCCCCTACCAGGCCGCCTGGCGGGCCTACATGGCCGCGCACCCGCCGCCGCCCGAGCACACCCTGGCGATGTTCGCCCCGCCGCCCGCCACGATCGAGTCGCTGGCCATCCCGGCAGCGGCCGAGCTAGGCCTCAGCAGCGTTCAGCAGCTGCCGCCCGGCGGCGAGGCAGCCGCCCACGCGCGGCTAGCGGCGTTTATGCGCCACGACAACCCGCTGGGCATCGCCACGTACGATCACACGCGCGATCGGCCGGCGCTGGCCGCCACCTCGCAGCTCTCGGCCTATCTCCACCTCGGCTGCATCGCCCCGCTGGCCTGCTTGCGCGCGGCCCAGGCAGCAAACACCACGCGATCACCGGCAATCGACACGTGGGTCGGCGAGCTGGCCTGGCGCGACTTCTACTACCAGATCATGGCTCACTTTCCCCACGTGCTCGGCGGCGCGTTCGACCCGCAGTACGACGCGCTGGCCTGGCAGAATGACGCCGGGCATTTCGCAGCCTGGTGCGCCGGGAACACCGGCTACCCGATTGTCGATGCGGCCATGCGCCAGCTGAACCGCGAGGCCTGGATGCACAACCGCGCGCGTATGATCGTCGCGTCGTTCCTGGTGAAAGATCTGCTGATCGACTGGCGCTGGGGCGAGCGCTACTTCATGCAGCAGCTGGTCGATGGCGATCATGCCGCGAACAATGGCGGCTGGCAGTGGGCCGCCGGCACCGGCGCCAGCCCGCAGCCCTACTTCCGGATCTTCAACCCCGTGAGCCAGGGCCGCAAGTTCGACCCACAGGGCGCCTATGTGCGGCGCTATGTCCACGAGCTGGCGCACGTGCCCGACCGCTACATTCACACGCCCTGGGCCATGCCGGCGGCCGAGCAGCGCCGGGCCGGTGTGCAGATTGGCCGAACCTACCCGGCGCCAATCGTCGATCACGAGCACCAGCGCGCACATGCGCTGGCGCTGTATCGCGCGGCCCGCGCCGATCGCCGCACCCAACTGCCGCCCGCAGACGACAACACCACGTAAACGCAGCCGCCCGACGCGCCGATCAGTTGCATATTCGCTAATCCGGTGCTATAGTTAGCCTCGCGGCAGCGCAGCCGGCCCGGCGCACTGGCGATACGCCGAGCCAGCACATGCGCAAGAAACGTGGAAATGTACTTTGACAACGGACACCTCTTTCGGTTCCCGCCGCCGGCAGATGCGCCGGCCGCAGCCATGAGCAATCGGATTGCTCACGACCGCGCGCTGCTCATTCGACGCTGGCGGCATCCATAGCTTTGGCTCACCTTACGAGTTGCAGATTGCAGCGTATAGATTATGGATTTAGGCAGTATGATGCCCAATAATCTTCGGCTGCACAAAACGCATTCGGTGTTGCCTGGCTACGGCGGCCTGGATGGCGTGTACTATCCGCTGTCTCATCCGACAGGAGAATATTAGACAACCAATGCCAAACGATAGCCATCGACCTGACGTCGCGGTCTTTATCGACTTTGAGAATGTCTACGTCAGCGTTCGCGACAAGCTAGACGCGAACCCGAACTTTGAAATGATTATGGATCGGTGCGAAGACTTCGGCCGCGTCGTCATCGCCCGCGCCTACGCCGACTGGTATCGCTACCCCAGGGTCACAAGCGCACTCTATGCCAACGGCATCGAGCCGATGTATGTGCCGACCTACTATTACGACCGCGAGCTGGGCCGCACCGGCCGCGCGATCAAAAATAGCGTCGACATGAACCTGTGCATCGATGCGATGAAGACACTATTCACCAACACGAATATCGCCAAATTCGTGCTGGCCACCGGCGACCGCGATTTCATCCCGCTGGTCAACAGCATCCGCCAGCAGGGCAAAGAAGTGATCATCATCGGTATCGGCGGCGCCGCCTCGGCCCACCTGGCCCAGAGCGCCGATGAGTTCATCTTCTACGAGTCGCTGGTCGGCAAGAAGCCCTCCGATCTTCAGCCCGACTTACCTAAGGCCAAGATGCCCGAGAAGGGCCGCGAGGGCGAGTACACCAGCGACGATGATAGCGCGCGCGGGCGCGAGCGTACACCCGAGCGCGAGCGCGCCCCCGAGCGCGAGCGCGCCCCCGAGCGCGAGCGCGCCCCCGAGCGTGAGCGCGCCCCCGAGCGTGAGCCCGAGCCAACCGGCCAGCCCGAGATCTACGATACGCTGGTGAGCGCGATCAACCTGGCACGCGAGCGCGGCTATGTCTGTTCGTTTGGCTCGCTCAAGCTGCTGATGAAAGAGCTGATGGGCGGCGAGTTCAAAGAGGGCCGCTACAAAGACGCGAGCGGCCGGCCGTTCGCGAAGTTCAAGGACTTTGTGATCGAGGCCGAGCGCCGCGGCAAGGTGCAGGTGTTCACGCGCGGCACCGTCAACGAAGTGTTCTTGCCGGGCGAAGACCCCTACACGCTCTCGCAGTTCGCCCAGGAGATCAAGGAAGAGCCTGGCGCACCGGTGATCCAGGTGCCCGAGATCGAGGTGCGCTCCGAAAGCCGGCCTTCGCCGGTCTCGAACGGCCGCCGCCGCCGCCGCCGGTCGCGCGGCAGCCAGCGTGGCGCTGCCGCACAATCGCAGAACGGCGCGACATCGCTCGACGAAGAGGATGAGCTGTTCGAGGAGACCACCGCCGAGGATCTGGTGTTGCCCGATCTGCCGATCGAGCAGCCGGCCGACGCGATCTTCGAAGCGCTGCTCGACCAGGTCGAGGCCGAGGCTGATCAGATCGAGGCCGCGACTGCGTTCGACCCGGCCGGCGAAGAGCTACTGCCGCCCGCGCTGGTCACGAGCACACATGCCGAGTTCGCCGAGCCGATCGCTGCGCCTGCGGCCGAAGCGCCGGCCGAGCCTGCCTTCGAAGAGGCCGCAGCGGCCGGCCCGCCACCGCCACTCGGCCTGCCGTTCAGCTACGACGAGTTGCAGATGTTGCAAGCGGTGGTTGGCACCTTCGAGCGCCCGGCCTCGTTCGCGCAGATCCACGACGCGCTGCGCAATACCCGCAACAGCGCCGGCATCAGCCGCACCAACGAGGAGCTACGCTCGCTGATCAAGCAGGGCATCAACACCGGCCTGCTCGAGCGCCTGGGCAAAGGCAATCGGGCCAACTACCGCCTGGCCCAGCCCGGCGACACCGCCGACCAGGCCGAGCAGATCGCTCTGGCCGATGATC
The sequence above is drawn from the Candidatus Kouleothrix ribensis genome and encodes:
- a CDS encoding deoxyribodipyrimidine photo-lyase, which codes for MPLAIHWFRRDLRLRDNPALHAALECGAGQVLPLFILDDTIMRARTSGAARVAFLLDSLRALDAALRARGSRLIVRRGRPADVLGALSEQSGARTLFFNHDYSPAARTRDAAVRTALEARGLAVHSFNEVMLAEPHVLQTKAGTPYKVFGPYQAAWRAYMAAHPPPPEHTLAMFAPPPATIESLAIPAAAELGLSSVQQLPPGGEAAAHARLAAFMRHDNPLGIATYDHTRDRPALAATSQLSAYLHLGCIAPLACLRAAQAANTTRSPAIDTWVGELAWRDFYYQIMAHFPHVLGGAFDPQYDALAWQNDAGHFAAWCAGNTGYPIVDAAMRQLNREAWMHNRARMIVASFLVKDLLIDWRWGERYFMQQLVDGDHAANNGGWQWAAGTGASPQPYFRIFNPVSQGRKFDPQGAYVRRYVHELAHVPDRYIHTPWAMPAAEQRRAGVQIGRTYPAPIVDHEHQRAHALALYRAARADRRTQLPPADDNTT
- a CDS encoding tetratricopeptide repeat protein, whose translation is MIAQDDTYLPPAPQSGRLAGPSHADDDHAGLWPQILAVFRDIGGSFDSFANDANPEVRALGRTARLRRPPQSDDYFLLGDLCARLTLQQAQLSETYIAKTIAAYSRAAEIEPAERRPARIALMTYAQWVVDVARALGSYEALKAAMLVCQRVQQLDLLAKKQADRDHLHETEQRLREMVQRNGGAPATGANGREHNTEGQMLCDQGQMLLRHAQPAEAYDLFERAIAIDAHNHSAWLWRAMALTDMGRFNDALASYDRALAIEPDNARVWNSKGALLTELGRAEAALECLNRALELSTSDVKIKSIFWLNKGKALFILKHYREAREALVRSYQLDPSPESAAGIAACREQIEVANSAALGLA
- a CDS encoding NYN domain-containing protein, which encodes MPNDSHRPDVAVFIDFENVYVSVRDKLDANPNFEMIMDRCEDFGRVVIARAYADWYRYPRVTSALYANGIEPMYVPTYYYDRELGRTGRAIKNSVDMNLCIDAMKTLFTNTNIAKFVLATGDRDFIPLVNSIRQQGKEVIIIGIGGAASAHLAQSADEFIFYESLVGKKPSDLQPDLPKAKMPEKGREGEYTSDDDSARGRERTPERERAPERERAPERERAPERERAPEREPEPTGQPEIYDTLVSAINLARERGYVCSFGSLKLLMKELMGGEFKEGRYKDASGRPFAKFKDFVIEAERRGKVQVFTRGTVNEVFLPGEDPYTLSQFAQEIKEEPGAPVIQVPEIEVRSESRPSPVSNGRRRRRRSRGSQRGAAAQSQNGATSLDEEDELFEETTAEDLVLPDLPIEQPADAIFEALLDQVEAEADQIEAATAFDPAGEELLPPALVTSTHAEFAEPIAAPAAEAPAEPAFEEAAAAGPPPPLGLPFSYDELQMLQAVVGTFERPASFAQIHDALRNTRNSAGISRTNEELRSLIKQGINTGLLERLGKGNRANYRLAQPGDTADQAEQIALADDQPATVAEAAAEAAPLPDLIAPAAEAAPLPDLIAPAAEAAPAGRAARPRRKPAAVVAEDPAAEVAAPKPARSARKKPAPTAAEAAPATEAAEAAAPKRSRRKKPAEAE